In the Ilumatobacteraceae bacterium genome, one interval contains:
- a CDS encoding DUF3107 domain-containing protein, translating into MDVRIGVTQAPRELNVEVDDGDRDDVKSRVDAALSGASDVLWLTDKRGREIGVPSAKLAYVEVGSPDGDRRIGFGG; encoded by the coding sequence GTGGACGTTCGAATTGGTGTGACCCAGGCCCCCCGCGAGCTCAACGTCGAGGTCGACGACGGCGATCGCGACGATGTGAAATCTCGTGTCGATGCCGCCCTGTCGGGCGCGAGCGACGTGCTCTGGCTGACCGACAAGCGCGGGCGCGAGATCGGTGTGCCCTCCGCCAAGCTGGCCTACGTCGAAGTCGGCTCGCCGGACGGCGATCGCCGCATCGGATTCGGGGGCTGA
- a CDS encoding electron transfer flavoprotein subunit alpha/FixB family protein, translating to MGIDNIWVFAEAADGAPTSATLELLTKARGLGTVSAFVVGDGESIAAALGEYGAAKVYSTGDLAGNLPGAAGAAAMQAVIDGGDTPDLIMFPQNYSGRDVMSRLSVKLDKTVLTNNTDVAVDGDAVKVTTPIFGGEKLVTTTFTAGGPYLAAFRPKSFEPAAGDAGAGEVVSAPVPELGATGGAKVTAVHVEETLGPKLDEAAVVVSGGRGLGEADKFDMIEQLAKLLKGAPGASRAIVDAGWVPYSMQVGQTGKVVKPSVYIAAGISGATQHMVGMKGSKNIIAINKDQEAPIFGVADLGIVGDVHKVMPKLIEALSSRAG from the coding sequence ATGGGAATCGACAACATCTGGGTCTTCGCCGAAGCAGCCGACGGAGCGCCGACCTCGGCGACCCTCGAACTGCTCACCAAGGCTCGTGGCCTCGGCACCGTGTCGGCGTTCGTCGTCGGCGACGGTGAGAGCATCGCCGCCGCGCTCGGCGAGTACGGCGCGGCCAAGGTCTACTCGACCGGCGACCTCGCCGGGAACCTGCCGGGCGCAGCCGGCGCCGCGGCCATGCAGGCCGTCATCGACGGCGGTGACACGCCCGACCTGATCATGTTCCCGCAGAACTACAGCGGTCGCGACGTGATGAGCCGCCTCTCGGTCAAGCTCGACAAGACGGTGCTCACCAACAACACCGACGTCGCCGTCGACGGCGACGCCGTCAAGGTGACCACGCCGATCTTCGGTGGCGAGAAGCTGGTGACCACCACGTTCACCGCCGGTGGCCCGTACCTCGCGGCATTCCGTCCGAAGTCGTTCGAGCCCGCCGCCGGCGACGCCGGTGCGGGTGAGGTCGTCTCGGCACCGGTGCCCGAGCTCGGTGCGACCGGTGGTGCCAAGGTCACGGCCGTGCACGTCGAAGAGACGCTCGGCCCGAAGCTCGACGAGGCCGCGGTGGTCGTGTCGGGTGGCCGTGGTCTCGGCGAGGCCGACAAGTTCGACATGATCGAGCAGCTCGCCAAGCTCCTCAAGGGGGCGCCGGGTGCGTCGCGCGCGATCGTCGACGCCGGCTGGGTGCCGTACTCGATGCAGGTCGGCCAGACCGGCAAGGTCGTGAAGCCGAGCGTCTACATCGCGGCCGGCATCTCGGGTGCCACACAGCACATGGTCGGCATGAAGGGCTCCAAGAACATCATCGCGATCAACAAGGATCAGGAGGCACCGATCTTCGGTGTCGCCGACCTCGGCATCGTCGGCGACGTCCACAAGGTCATGCCCAAGCTCATCGAAGCCCTCTCCAGTCGGGCCGGATAG
- a CDS encoding histidine kinase N-terminal domain-containing protein has translation MSKLTELVRDHTSLDAAQSAHLNRLVSEWGMLADFSFSDLLLYVKNRSGAWIVVGQVRPATGKTIYPNDWVDAVANPSETAVLDRSFATASVQEGDIAVEGVPEETRMMAIPVLYAGEPVAVLTREWIETSGRGPGELERAYYEVFSNFVTMIAAGDFPFPQRVGDSSAAPRVGDGSLWLDESGQVLYVSPNASSALHRVGIQASAIGLRLAELGFYDGPVRQAFERREPVIEEFEQGQNVTLLCRCVPFLRDGEVTGGVLLLRDVTELRKRDRLLLSKDATIREIHHRVKNNLQTISSLLRLQARRLTNPEAISAVGESVRRIRTIALVHEALSREPGDDVTFIEIVRPLLRLAEEGLQSPDRPVTFAVKGDGGRIPAAIATPLSVVLTELLQNAVDHGFPEGSGGGSVLVRLDNDDHSLALSVIDDGRGVASGFTLDSATGLGLSIVRTLVTTELNGEIVMRPLALADAERAGFATDRQPRGTVVELTVPIVTEE, from the coding sequence GTGTCGAAGCTCACCGAACTCGTTCGAGACCACACCTCGTTGGATGCCGCTCAATCCGCGCACCTGAACCGCCTCGTCTCCGAGTGGGGGATGCTCGCCGACTTCTCGTTCTCGGATCTGTTGCTCTACGTCAAGAACCGCTCCGGTGCGTGGATCGTGGTCGGACAGGTTCGCCCCGCGACGGGCAAGACGATCTACCCCAACGACTGGGTCGATGCCGTCGCCAACCCGTCGGAGACGGCGGTGCTCGACCGGTCGTTCGCGACCGCTTCGGTCCAGGAAGGCGACATCGCGGTCGAGGGCGTCCCCGAAGAGACCCGGATGATGGCGATCCCCGTCCTCTACGCCGGCGAACCGGTCGCGGTCCTCACCCGCGAGTGGATCGAGACCTCGGGGCGTGGGCCGGGAGAGCTCGAACGCGCGTACTACGAGGTGTTCTCGAACTTCGTGACGATGATCGCCGCCGGCGACTTCCCGTTCCCGCAGCGGGTCGGCGATTCGAGTGCGGCGCCGCGTGTCGGCGACGGCTCACTCTGGTTGGACGAGTCCGGTCAGGTGCTCTACGTCTCGCCGAACGCCAGCTCGGCCCTCCATCGCGTCGGGATCCAGGCATCGGCGATCGGGCTCCGTCTCGCCGAGCTCGGGTTCTACGACGGCCCGGTGCGGCAGGCGTTCGAGCGGCGCGAGCCGGTGATCGAGGAGTTCGAGCAGGGGCAGAACGTGACGCTGCTCTGTCGCTGCGTGCCGTTCCTGCGTGACGGCGAGGTCACCGGCGGGGTCCTCCTGCTCCGCGACGTCACCGAACTCCGCAAGCGCGACCGACTGTTGCTCAGCAAGGACGCGACGATCCGCGAGATCCATCACCGCGTCAAGAACAACCTGCAGACGATCTCGTCGCTGCTCCGGCTGCAGGCTCGCCGCCTCACGAACCCCGAGGCGATCTCGGCGGTCGGTGAGTCGGTCCGCCGGATTCGCACGATCGCCCTGGTTCACGAGGCGCTCTCGCGCGAGCCAGGCGACGACGTCACGTTCATCGAGATCGTCCGTCCGCTGTTGCGCCTCGCCGAAGAGGGCCTGCAGTCGCCGGACCGCCCGGTCACGTTCGCGGTCAAGGGCGACGGTGGCCGAATCCCGGCGGCGATCGCGACGCCGCTGTCGGTGGTGCTCACCGAGCTGCTCCAGAACGCCGTCGACCACGGGTTCCCGGAGGGATCGGGCGGCGGCTCCGTGCTCGTCCGGCTCGACAACGATGATCATTCGCTCGCCCTGTCGGTGATCGACGACGGCCGAGGTGTGGCGTCGGGTTTCACGCTCGACTCGGCGACCGGCCTCGGTCTGTCAATCGTGCGCACGCTGGTCACCACCGAGCTCAACGGCGAGATCGTGATGCGTCCGCTCGCGCTCGCCGACGCCGAGCGGGCCGGGTTCGCCACCGACCGCCAGCCGCGCGGCACCGTGGTCGAACTGACGGTGCCGATCGTCACCGAGGAGTGA
- a CDS encoding ArsA-related P-loop ATPase — protein sequence MATSKRPDLLALLAAKEMVLVVGSGGVGKTTTAAAMAAAAATEIGGRVLVLTVDPAKRLADALGVGEIANEATRVPDSAFAEVGVEPRGELWAAMLDTRQGWDELIRHHAPDAEVRDAVLRNPLYQNLTGRFVHSHDYLAMEKLHELHATGDWDLIIVDTPPSRNALDVLDAPRQMKEFFGSRLLRWLTVPYRSRLFTVASKPFYQIADRVLGSRFLQDIAEFFILFQAMERGFVDHADEVERLLVDQRCTFVVVSTLEAAPSHEAKFLARELLRRDMSLGAIIANRVMPTSFMAKGSATSARKLVQLADDGLADDVGAQLDADPAVARAVLTEIGSRFHQVAVVATREAERRAELAELAPLLVAAPMLDHDINDVADLLDLAAHFAA from the coding sequence ATGGCGACATCGAAGCGTCCCGATCTGCTCGCGTTGCTGGCGGCCAAGGAGATGGTGCTCGTCGTCGGCTCCGGTGGGGTCGGCAAGACGACGACGGCAGCGGCCATGGCAGCCGCTGCCGCGACCGAGATCGGTGGCCGCGTGCTCGTGCTCACGGTCGACCCGGCCAAGCGGCTCGCCGACGCGCTGGGGGTCGGTGAGATCGCCAACGAGGCGACCCGGGTCCCCGACTCGGCGTTCGCCGAGGTCGGCGTCGAGCCGCGCGGCGAGCTGTGGGCGGCGATGCTCGACACCCGGCAGGGCTGGGACGAGCTGATCCGGCACCACGCCCCCGACGCCGAGGTGCGCGATGCGGTGCTCAGGAATCCGCTGTACCAGAACCTGACCGGCCGCTTCGTCCACAGTCACGACTACCTCGCGATGGAGAAGCTGCACGAGCTGCACGCCACCGGCGACTGGGACCTGATCATCGTCGACACGCCGCCCTCGCGGAACGCACTCGACGTGCTCGATGCTCCCCGCCAGATGAAGGAGTTCTTCGGCTCTCGGCTCTTGCGTTGGCTCACGGTGCCGTACCGGTCGCGGCTGTTCACGGTGGCGTCCAAGCCCTTCTACCAGATAGCGGATCGGGTCCTCGGTTCCCGCTTCCTCCAAGACATCGCCGAGTTCTTCATCCTGTTCCAGGCGATGGAGCGCGGGTTCGTCGACCACGCCGACGAGGTCGAACGGCTGCTCGTCGATCAACGCTGCACGTTCGTGGTCGTCTCCACGCTCGAGGCCGCGCCGAGCCACGAGGCGAAGTTCCTCGCCCGCGAACTCCTCCGACGCGACATGAGCCTCGGTGCCATCATCGCCAACCGGGTCATGCCGACCTCGTTCATGGCGAAGGGGTCGGCGACGAGCGCGCGCAAACTCGTGCAACTCGCCGACGACGGCCTCGCGGACGACGTCGGTGCCCAGCTCGACGCCGACCCCGCGGTGGCGAGGGCGGTCCTCACCGAGATCGGATCTCGTTTCCACCAGGTCGCGGTGGTCGCCACCCGAGAGGCCGAACGTCGAGCCGAGCTCGCCGAGCTCGCGCCGTTGCTGGTCGCGGCCCCGATGCTCGACCACGACATCAACGACGTCGCGGATCTCCTCGATCTGGCGGCACACTTCGCTGCATGA
- a CDS encoding electron transfer flavoprotein subunit beta/FixA family protein — protein MNVIVCVKQIPDPAQPGELDPSDNTLKREGKLILDESDSYGVEMALQLVDTAGGGEVSIVSMAPNGEVSGMRTALAMGAAKGVLVSDPELAGSDALTTAKVLAAAAQKLGEADLIIAGTESSDGYTGTVPEQMAEVMGLPSITFAKSVTIDGGTVKVNRQTEAGYDEVECPTPAVVSVTAGVVEPRYPSFKGIMAAKSKPVDTVTAADLGVTAVGWSGAGQQIVDVAQAPAREAGEVVEDDGEAHLKIIEFLEGLKVI, from the coding sequence ATGAACGTGATCGTGTGTGTGAAACAGATCCCCGATCCGGCCCAGCCGGGTGAGCTGGATCCCTCCGACAACACCCTGAAGCGCGAGGGCAAGTTGATCCTCGACGAGTCCGACAGCTACGGCGTCGAGATGGCGCTCCAGTTGGTCGACACCGCCGGTGGCGGCGAGGTGAGCATCGTCTCGATGGCCCCCAACGGTGAGGTGTCGGGCATGCGCACGGCGCTGGCCATGGGTGCCGCCAAGGGCGTCCTGGTCTCCGACCCCGAACTCGCCGGCTCCGATGCGCTGACCACCGCCAAGGTGCTCGCCGCCGCGGCCCAGAAGCTCGGCGAGGCCGACCTGATCATCGCCGGCACCGAGTCGAGCGACGGCTACACGGGCACCGTGCCCGAGCAGATGGCCGAGGTGATGGGACTCCCGTCGATCACGTTCGCGAAGAGCGTCACGATCGACGGCGGTACCGTCAAGGTGAACCGTCAGACCGAGGCCGGCTACGACGAGGTCGAGTGCCCGACACCGGCCGTCGTCAGCGTGACCGCCGGCGTGGTCGAGCCCCGCTACCCGAGCTTCAAGGGCATCATGGCCGCCAAGTCGAAGCCGGTCGACACCGTCACCGCCGCCGATCTCGGCGTCACCGCCGTCGGTTGGTCCGGCGCCGGTCAGCAGATCGTCGACGTCGCGCAGGCCCCGGCCCGCGAGGCCGGCGAGGTCGTCGAGGACGACGGCGAAGCACACCTCAAGATCATCGAGTTCCTCGAGGGACTCAAGGTCATCTGA
- a CDS encoding ArsA family ATPase encodes MTSGAGTSILDRRLVFVTGKGGVGKTSVAAALAHLSASRGRRTLVCEMDAKGSLADAFDASPLEFKPREVEPNLFAMAMNTEDALREYLRLFVRVPFLGKIGPLARTFDFVADAAPGVKEILTIGKFCWEAKERNYDLIVVDAEATGHIVAQIGAPLVIRDLVQVGLVRDQTDWMLEVLHDPAVTGVAVVTTPEEMPVTETLGLLDRLVDETGVEATTLVANRVLPALFDRNQAELVDRLGEAEPLLVEAAGKNVRAVLEAAHITEARRRIGGAHLARLREHSDLPMLMVPELFTRATGRRVVSLVAEALAEELD; translated from the coding sequence ATGACCAGCGGAGCCGGCACGTCGATCCTCGACCGCCGGCTCGTGTTCGTCACCGGAAAGGGTGGTGTCGGCAAGACCTCGGTCGCCGCCGCCCTCGCCCACCTCTCGGCCAGCCGCGGCCGTCGCACTCTCGTGTGCGAGATGGACGCCAAAGGGTCGCTCGCCGACGCGTTCGACGCCTCGCCCCTCGAGTTCAAGCCACGCGAGGTCGAACCCAATCTGTTCGCGATGGCGATGAACACCGAAGATGCCTTGCGCGAGTACCTGCGCCTGTTCGTCAGGGTGCCGTTCCTCGGCAAGATCGGTCCGCTCGCCCGCACGTTCGACTTCGTCGCCGACGCAGCACCGGGCGTCAAGGAGATCCTGACGATCGGCAAGTTCTGCTGGGAGGCGAAGGAGCGGAACTACGACCTGATCGTCGTCGATGCCGAGGCCACCGGGCACATCGTCGCCCAGATCGGCGCTCCGCTCGTCATTCGTGATCTCGTCCAGGTCGGACTCGTCCGTGACCAGACCGACTGGATGCTCGAGGTGCTGCACGACCCGGCCGTCACCGGCGTCGCCGTGGTCACCACCCCCGAGGAGATGCCGGTCACCGAGACCCTCGGCCTGCTCGACCGACTCGTCGACGAGACCGGCGTCGAAGCCACGACCCTCGTCGCCAATCGTGTCCTGCCGGCGCTGTTCGATCGCAACCAGGCCGAACTCGTCGATCGACTCGGCGAGGCAGAACCACTGCTGGTCGAGGCCGCCGGCAAGAACGTGCGCGCCGTCCTCGAGGCGGCCCACATCACCGAGGCCCGTCGTCGTATCGGCGGCGCACATCTCGCTCGGCTCCGGGAGCATTCCGATCTGCCGATGTTGATGGTGCCCGAGCTGTTCACGCGGGCGACGGGTCGCCGTGTCGTGTCGCTGGTCGCCGAGGCATTGGCCGAGGAGCTCGACTGA
- a CDS encoding WhiB family transcriptional regulator produces MSILASSLALAAAEETWRDHALCRDTDPELFFPVGTTGHALTSIEHAKRVCEECQVTRDCLDFALETNQDSGIWGGLSEEERRAIRRQRAAELRAARAAAAAAS; encoded by the coding sequence GTGTCGATCCTTGCGTCCAGTCTCGCTCTCGCCGCCGCCGAAGAAACGTGGCGGGACCACGCCCTGTGTCGGGACACCGACCCGGAACTGTTCTTCCCGGTGGGGACGACCGGACACGCACTGACCTCGATCGAACACGCGAAGCGGGTGTGCGAGGAATGCCAGGTCACGCGTGACTGCCTCGACTTCGCCCTCGAGACCAATCAGGACTCGGGCATCTGGGGCGGGCTCTCCGAAGAGGAGCGCCGGGCGATCCGCCGCCAGCGCGCCGCCGAGCTGCGCGCCGCTCGCGCCGCGGCCGCTGCCGCCAGCTGA
- a CDS encoding phosphohydrolase has product MSDTELRASFTAFDQSTKEDWDLIVSQLPVTQAMAADNIVEQLRMLERDHGGFPVSRLEHSLQTASRAENDGRDEEYVLCALIHDIGDTLAPYNHPAVAAGIVKPFVSEANHWMVEHHGIFQGYYFWHHLGMDRNTRDRLTDSPFYDYTEEFCAKYDQTAFDPEYVSAPLSHYEPLIAKFFRPADM; this is encoded by the coding sequence ATGAGCGACACCGAATTGCGCGCCAGTTTCACGGCCTTCGACCAGTCGACGAAGGAAGATTGGGACCTGATCGTGAGCCAACTCCCGGTCACCCAGGCGATGGCCGCCGACAACATCGTCGAGCAACTCCGCATGCTCGAACGCGATCACGGTGGCTTCCCGGTGTCGCGACTCGAACATTCGTTGCAGACCGCGTCGCGCGCCGAGAACGACGGCCGCGACGAGGAGTACGTCCTCTGTGCACTGATCCACGACATCGGCGACACGCTCGCTCCGTACAACCACCCGGCGGTCGCAGCGGGCATCGTCAAGCCGTTCGTGTCCGAGGCGAACCACTGGATGGTCGAACACCACGGCATCTTCCAGGGGTACTACTTCTGGCATCACCTCGGCATGGACCGGAACACCCGCGATCGGCTCACCGACTCGCCGTTCTACGACTACACCGAAGAGTTCTGCGCGAAGTACGACCAGACGGCGTTCGACCCCGAGTACGTCAGTGCGCCGCTCTCGCACTACGAACCCCTGATCGCCAAGTTCTTCCGCCCGGCCGACATGTAG
- the galK gene encoding galactokinase: MQVESAVERAQAAHRDRWGRPDLVVRAPGRVNLIGEHTDYNDGFTLPMALPFDTVLAISNDGDPTTGPVTIVSAGFGEIEIDPSADPRETEAWAQYVAGAVHVLAGHDVPTGGWRATVETDIPTGASLSSSAAIEVATITAMLARTGTTWSPIDVARLGQRVENEVVGIPSGIMDQFISAGAVDGHASLMDCRALTLTPTLLPDDVVVAIIDSGTRRKLAEAAYGDRRASCRRATEALGVVALRDATVEQVVTIADPVDRRRAHHIVTENQRTLDAVDALDRHDTARFGELMRASHISLRDDFEVSGPGLDAIVAVADDAPGCIGARMTGGGFAGCAVALVEADRADDFRRDVVDRYAFDGHTARVWICAPSAGASVIDG, translated from the coding sequence GTGCAGGTCGAATCGGCAGTCGAACGAGCCCAGGCGGCTCACCGTGACCGTTGGGGCCGACCCGACCTGGTCGTGCGGGCACCCGGGCGGGTCAACCTGATCGGCGAACACACCGACTACAACGACGGGTTCACGCTCCCGATGGCGCTGCCCTTCGACACGGTGCTCGCCATCTCCAACGACGGCGATCCGACCACCGGCCCGGTCACGATCGTGTCCGCCGGTTTCGGCGAGATCGAGATCGATCCCTCCGCCGACCCGCGCGAGACCGAGGCATGGGCGCAGTACGTCGCCGGCGCGGTCCACGTGCTGGCCGGCCACGATGTCCCCACCGGCGGCTGGCGGGCGACGGTCGAAACCGACATCCCGACCGGTGCGAGTCTGTCGTCGTCTGCCGCGATCGAGGTCGCCACCATCACCGCGATGCTGGCGCGCACCGGCACGACCTGGTCTCCGATCGACGTGGCACGTCTCGGTCAGCGGGTGGAGAACGAGGTCGTCGGCATCCCCAGCGGCATCATGGACCAGTTCATCTCGGCCGGTGCGGTCGATGGCCACGCGAGCCTGATGGACTGCCGGGCACTGACGCTCACCCCGACGCTGCTGCCCGACGACGTGGTCGTCGCCATCATCGATTCGGGCACCCGCCGCAAACTCGCCGAGGCCGCGTACGGCGACCGACGTGCCTCGTGCCGGCGAGCGACCGAGGCGCTGGGCGTCGTCGCGCTGCGCGACGCCACGGTCGAACAGGTCGTGACGATCGCCGATCCTGTCGACCGCCGACGAGCGCACCACATCGTGACCGAGAACCAGCGCACGCTCGATGCCGTCGACGCGCTCGACCGTCATGACACCGCCCGATTCGGCGAGTTGATGCGAGCGAGCCACATCAGCCTGCGCGACGACTTCGAGGTGTCGGGTCCGGGCCTCGACGCGATCGTCGCCGTCGCCGACGACGCCCCCGGCTGCATCGGCGCCCGGATGACGGGCGGCGGCTTCGCCGGGTGCGCGGTGGCGCTCGTCGAGGCAGACCGAGCCGACGACTTCCGACGTGACGTCGTCGACCGCTACGCGTTCGACGGCCACACCGCCCGGGTGTGGATCTGTGCGCCCTCCGCCGGCGCGAGCGTGATCGACGGCTGA
- a CDS encoding diacylglycerol kinase family protein → MRILLVVNSFASSVTARNTVVVHRRLARSHAVEVVETNRRGHATRFAHDAARRGVDVVIGYGGDGTLNEVATGIAGTDTALGVLPGGSTNVFARTLGLPNDPVAAADLLAGGLDAGDLRPIGLGRVNGRFFCFHTGIGFDAAVVSAVERRASLKRWLGHPLFIWAGVTTWARGYDRDEPHFRLEADGHGVIDDGYFSIVLNTNPYTYLGNRPLDLSPAATLDRGLVVVTFRTMRVSSILRGLGSALGGGGVTTSDDLVEWRDVDRMVVSHRQPFPYQLDGDHLGSVDRLEFDHVPDAVQLVFPRSA, encoded by the coding sequence GTGCGGATCCTGCTCGTGGTCAACTCGTTCGCGTCGTCGGTGACCGCACGCAACACCGTGGTGGTCCACCGCCGCCTCGCTCGCAGCCACGCGGTCGAGGTCGTCGAGACCAACCGGCGCGGGCACGCCACCAGATTCGCCCACGACGCCGCCCGGCGCGGCGTCGACGTCGTGATCGGATACGGCGGTGACGGCACCCTCAACGAGGTCGCGACCGGCATCGCCGGGACCGACACGGCGCTCGGCGTGCTCCCCGGCGGGTCCACCAACGTCTTCGCCCGCACACTCGGCCTGCCCAACGACCCGGTGGCCGCCGCCGACCTGCTCGCCGGCGGGCTCGACGCCGGCGACCTCCGACCGATCGGTCTCGGGCGCGTCAACGGGCGCTTCTTCTGCTTCCACACCGGGATCGGCTTCGATGCCGCGGTCGTGAGCGCCGTCGAACGCCGGGCGTCGCTGAAACGCTGGCTCGGCCACCCACTGTTCATCTGGGCCGGTGTGACCACGTGGGCCAGAGGCTACGACCGCGACGAACCACACTTCCGGCTGGAAGCCGACGGGCACGGCGTGATCGACGACGGCTACTTCTCGATCGTCCTCAACACCAACCCGTACACGTACCTCGGCAACCGGCCGCTCGACCTCTCCCCCGCCGCCACGCTCGACCGCGGCCTGGTCGTCGTGACGTTCCGCACGATGCGGGTGTCGTCGATCCTCCGGGGTCTCGGTTCCGCGCTCGGCGGCGGTGGTGTGACCACGAGCGACGATCTGGTCGAGTGGCGCGACGTCGACCGGATGGTCGTGTCGCACCGGCAGCCGTTCCCGTACCAACTCGACGGCGACCACCTCGGCAGCGTCGACCGCCTCGAGTTCGACCACGTGCCCGACGCCGTGCAGTTGGTGTTCCCCCGGTCAGCGTGA
- a CDS encoding class I SAM-dependent rRNA methyltransferase, with amino-acid sequence MSSPFDQLPTVGGRRLAVRVTADALRQIRGGSPWLYDGSITSVSHDGDAGDLAVIFDDQRKFAAIGLWDPTSPIRVKMLHAGSPTTIDEHWWRERLSAALEQRQALVDDPDTTAYRCVHGENDGLPGLVVDKYDRTVVVKLYSPAWFPHLGVVVDVLRRLIAPERVVLRLSRSVASGETFGLSDGDTIVGESPNQPVFFRERGLTLEADVVRGQKTGHFLDQRDNRALVRGMAAGADVLDVFASTGGFSVSAAAGGASSVHLVDQSEPALQTARRNLEHNHRISEVRRCAVHTTTGDAFQVLADLAKKRELFDIVILDPPTFASNQAAVPRALAAYARLTRLGLAVTKRGGTLVQASCSSRVTNDDFVDTVMTAAASAGAEVVETRRTGHAVDHPIGFEFGGYLKAVFLTVRSTPTRL; translated from the coding sequence ATGAGTTCGCCGTTCGACCAACTCCCGACCGTCGGCGGACGCCGACTCGCCGTTCGGGTGACCGCCGATGCGTTGCGCCAGATCCGTGGTGGTAGCCCGTGGTTGTACGACGGTTCGATCACGTCGGTGAGTCACGACGGCGATGCCGGCGACCTCGCCGTGATCTTCGACGATCAACGCAAGTTCGCGGCGATCGGTCTCTGGGACCCGACGTCGCCGATCCGCGTCAAGATGCTGCACGCGGGTTCGCCGACGACGATCGACGAGCACTGGTGGCGTGAGCGGCTCTCGGCCGCCCTCGAACAGCGGCAGGCGCTCGTCGACGACCCCGACACCACCGCATACCGCTGCGTCCACGGCGAGAACGACGGTCTCCCGGGCCTGGTCGTCGACAAGTACGACCGCACGGTGGTCGTCAAGCTCTACTCGCCGGCCTGGTTCCCGCACCTCGGCGTCGTCGTCGACGTGCTGCGCCGCCTCATCGCCCCCGAACGTGTCGTCCTGCGGCTGAGTCGGTCGGTCGCGTCCGGCGAGACCTTCGGTCTGTCCGACGGCGACACGATCGTCGGCGAGTCGCCCAACCAGCCAGTGTTCTTCCGTGAGCGCGGTCTGACGCTCGAAGCCGACGTGGTGCGTGGGCAGAAGACCGGGCACTTCCTCGACCAGCGCGACAACCGCGCCCTCGTGCGCGGCATGGCGGCGGGTGCCGACGTACTCGACGTGTTCGCCAGCACCGGTGGATTCTCGGTGTCGGCAGCGGCCGGAGGCGCTTCCTCGGTCCACCTCGTCGACCAGTCGGAGCCGGCGCTCCAGACCGCCCGTCGCAATCTCGAACACAACCACCGCATCTCCGAGGTCAGGCGCTGTGCCGTGCACACGACCACCGGTGACGCGTTCCAGGTGTTGGCCGACCTCGCGAAGAAGCGCGAATTGTTCGACATCGTGATCCTCGACCCGCCGACGTTCGCCTCCAACCAGGCCGCCGTCCCGCGTGCGTTGGCGGCCTATGCGCGCCTGACCCGGTTGGGGCTGGCGGTCACCAAGCGCGGCGGCACCCTGGTGCAGGCGTCGTGTTCGAGCCGGGTCACCAACGACGACTTCGTCGACACGGTCATGACCGCTGCCGCCTCGGCCGGCGCCGAGGTGGTCGAGACCCGGCGCACGGGCCATGCCGTCGATCATCCGATCGGGTTCGAGTTCGGTGGCTACCTGAAGGCCGTGTTCCTGACGGTCCGCTCGACGCCGACCCGCCTGTAG
- a CDS encoding glycerophosphodiester phosphodiesterase → MTRIIAHRGASRAERENTTAAFRRAGEMGADGVELDVRRTADDHLVVHHDAVLADGRAIRAMTTTELPDHVPTILEALDACVGMFVNIEIKNDPDDPDFDPTDWVANRLAADLAVLTPHSRWLISSFRLATVDACRRLMPSVPTAWLVGPAPADVIATTASRGHGAVHPWDRHLTFEMVRAAHAVGLAVNTWTCDDPERMRELIAWGVDGICTNVPDVALGVRRETSR, encoded by the coding sequence ATGACCCGCATCATCGCTCATCGGGGTGCATCCCGCGCGGAGCGGGAGAACACGACGGCTGCGTTCCGACGCGCCGGCGAAATGGGCGCCGACGGGGTCGAACTCGACGTACGACGGACCGCCGACGACCACCTCGTCGTGCACCACGACGCGGTGCTCGCCGACGGTCGCGCGATCCGGGCGATGACGACGACCGAACTGCCCGACCACGTGCCGACGATCCTCGAAGCGCTGGACGCCTGCGTCGGGATGTTCGTCAACATCGAGATCAAGAACGATCCTGACGACCCCGACTTCGATCCGACCGACTGGGTCGCCAACCGGCTCGCCGCGGACCTTGCGGTGCTGACCCCGCACTCGCGCTGGCTGATCTCGTCGTTCCGGTTGGCCACGGTCGACGCCTGCCGTCGGCTGATGCCGAGCGTGCCGACCGCCTGGCTGGTCGGGCCGGCGCCGGCCGACGTGATCGCGACGACCGCATCGCGCGGTCATGGCGCCGTCCATCCGTGGGACCGACACCTCACCTTCGAGATGGTCCGTGCCGCTCACGCCGTCGGGTTGGCCGTCAACACCTGGACCTGCGACGACCCGGAGCGGATGCGCGAGTTGATCGCATGGGGCGTCGACGGGATCTGCACGAACGTGCCAGACGTCGCCCTCGGCGTACGTCGCGAAACCTCACGCTGA